In a single window of the Streptomyces brevispora genome:
- a CDS encoding threonine aldolase family protein, which translates to MATGAPEPVPDPRLDFRSDTRTVPDQRMRAASALAEVGDDVYGDDPTAAALEARTAELLGTEAALFVPTGTMANLLAPLAAFPGPAGTRLIVGADSHMGFLEADGLRRFGGLDPVLAEQDADGLLNPGHLEELLAAGTGRPTVVCLENTSMMRSGNALDEAATRTVARLAHRYGAHFHLDGARLAHAAVALGVPPATLAAPADSVAFSVSKALGAPLGALLGGSRTYVARARELRTGLGGSLHQTGVVAAPALIALGRLPELAADHATAAALAAGLRALPGVEVLGPAHPTNMVMARVPGLTPDACAARLALHGVRVLPLPNGHVRFVTHRAHDMIGVREAVGALAAVRAAVPSDRPDGPRRQLPDRGGSLTTMEEA; encoded by the coding sequence GTGGCGACCGGCGCCCCCGAGCCCGTACCCGACCCCCGGCTCGACTTCCGCAGTGACACCCGGACCGTCCCGGACCAACGGATGCGCGCGGCGAGCGCTCTGGCCGAGGTCGGCGACGACGTGTACGGCGACGACCCGACAGCCGCCGCGCTCGAAGCCCGCACCGCCGAACTCCTCGGCACCGAAGCCGCGCTGTTCGTACCCACCGGCACCATGGCCAACCTCCTGGCGCCCCTCGCGGCCTTCCCCGGCCCGGCCGGAACCCGGCTGATCGTCGGGGCCGACAGCCACATGGGGTTCCTGGAGGCCGACGGGCTGCGGCGGTTCGGCGGCCTCGACCCCGTCCTGGCCGAGCAGGACGCCGACGGACTCCTGAACCCCGGCCACCTGGAGGAACTGCTCGCCGCCGGCACCGGCCGCCCCACCGTGGTCTGCCTGGAGAACACGAGCATGATGCGCTCCGGCAACGCCCTGGACGAGGCCGCGACCCGCACGGTCGCCCGCCTCGCCCACCGGTACGGCGCCCACTTCCACCTCGACGGGGCCCGCCTCGCCCACGCCGCCGTCGCCCTCGGCGTCCCGCCCGCGACGCTCGCCGCACCCGCCGACAGCGTCGCCTTCTCGGTCTCCAAGGCCCTCGGCGCACCCCTCGGCGCACTCCTCGGCGGCAGCCGCACATACGTCGCCCGCGCCCGCGAGCTGCGCACCGGGCTCGGCGGCTCCCTGCACCAGACCGGAGTGGTCGCGGCGCCCGCGCTCATCGCCCTGGGACGGCTGCCGGAGCTGGCCGCCGACCACGCCACGGCCGCCGCGCTCGCCGCCGGACTCCGGGCCCTACCCGGTGTCGAGGTCCTCGGTCCGGCGCACCCGACGAACATGGTGATGGCACGCGTCCCGGGACTCACCCCGGACGCCTGCGCGGCACGCCTCGCCCTGCACGGCGTGCGCGTCCTGCCGCTCCCCAACGGACATGTGCGCTTCGTGACGCACCGGGCACACGACATGATCGGTGTGCGCGAGGCCGTGGGGGCGCTGGCGGCCGTGAGGGCCGCCGTGCCCTCTGACCGGCCGGACGGCCCCAGGAGACAACTCCCCGACCGGGGAGGCTCCCTGACAACGATGGAGGAAGCATGA
- a CDS encoding FAD-dependent monooxygenase, whose amino-acid sequence MKNIDVIVVGAGPVGLMLAGELRLGGVDVAVYDKEPAPSGESRALGFNRRAAESLGQRGVLDRIGAFRWGPMGHFGGVRFDLGMLDEDHSGVLGLSQARTEEALAGWLAELGVPVLRGREVTGLRETEDAVVVAYDSPEGPGEGSAAYVVGCDGAGSTVRRLAGIAAPGWTATRGMYTAEITGLALRPRPIGERLPGGSMVVCTPVGEGRFRVVVHDLALPADPDTQTLTFTEVADAWQRLTGESIHGAEPQWLWATGNSAALAEEFRRGRVLLAGDAAHEIPPLAAWGLSAGLQDAANLGWKLAATVKGWAGEGLLDTYEAERRPVGRELIRNARAAGRIYLGEEAMDPVREVMGELLAHKDAAEQVAGIVSGLGIRYELGKGEHPLLGLRMPPGRELTLTDGTVTPVAGLLRTGHGLLITTDPALARLAEGLEDRLDIVTGTWNQAYEPGLDAVLIRPDGYVAWTSPGTTDELTGTLARWFGTAQR is encoded by the coding sequence ATGAAAAACATTGACGTCATCGTCGTCGGAGCCGGCCCGGTCGGCCTGATGCTGGCCGGAGAACTCCGCCTCGGCGGAGTGGACGTGGCCGTGTACGACAAAGAGCCCGCCCCTTCCGGGGAATCGCGCGCCCTCGGGTTCAACCGGCGTGCCGCCGAATCGCTCGGACAGCGCGGGGTGCTCGACCGGATCGGCGCGTTCCGCTGGGGTCCGATGGGCCACTTCGGCGGGGTCCGTTTCGACCTCGGCATGCTCGACGAGGACCACAGCGGAGTGCTGGGCCTGTCCCAGGCACGCACCGAGGAGGCGCTCGCCGGCTGGCTGGCCGAACTCGGTGTGCCGGTGCTGCGCGGGCGCGAGGTGACCGGGCTCCGGGAGACCGAGGACGCCGTCGTCGTCGCGTACGACAGCCCCGAGGGTCCGGGCGAGGGGTCCGCCGCGTACGTCGTCGGCTGTGACGGCGCGGGCAGCACCGTCCGGCGGCTCGCCGGCATCGCGGCCCCCGGGTGGACGGCCACCCGCGGCATGTACACCGCCGAGATCACCGGCCTCGCCCTGCGTCCGCGGCCGATCGGCGAGCGCCTTCCCGGCGGCTCCATGGTCGTGTGCACCCCGGTCGGCGAGGGCCGTTTCCGGGTCGTGGTCCACGACCTCGCGCTGCCCGCGGACCCGGACACGCAGACGCTGACCTTCACGGAGGTCGCGGACGCCTGGCAGCGGCTGACCGGCGAGTCCATCCACGGTGCCGAGCCGCAGTGGCTGTGGGCCACCGGTAACTCCGCCGCCCTGGCCGAGGAGTTCCGGCGCGGCCGTGTCCTGCTGGCGGGCGACGCCGCTCACGAGATCCCGCCGCTGGCGGCCTGGGGCCTGAGCGCCGGTCTCCAGGACGCCGCGAACCTCGGCTGGAAGCTGGCCGCCACGGTCAAGGGCTGGGCCGGCGAGGGGCTCCTGGACACGTACGAGGCGGAACGGCGGCCGGTGGGCAGGGAGTTGATCCGCAATGCCCGTGCCGCCGGAAGAATCTACCTCGGCGAGGAGGCGATGGACCCGGTCCGCGAGGTCATGGGCGAGCTGCTCGCCCACAAGGACGCGGCGGAGCAGGTCGCGGGGATCGTCAGCGGTCTCGGCATCCGCTACGAGCTCGGCAAGGGCGAGCACCCGCTGCTCGGCCTGCGGATGCCGCCGGGACGTGAACTCACCCTCACCGACGGCACCGTGACCCCCGTCGCCGGCCTCCTGCGCACCGGACACGGCCTCCTCATCACCACCGACCCCGCCCTCGCCCGCCTCGCCGAGGGACTCGAGGACCGCCTCGACATCGTCACCGGCACCTGGAACCAGGCCTACGAACCCGGCCTCGACGCCGTCCTGATCCGCCCCGACGGCTACGTCGCCTGGACCTCCCCCGGCACCACCGACGAACTCACCGGCACCCTCGCCCGCTGGTTCGGCACCGCCCAGCGGTGA
- a CDS encoding DsbA family protein, producing the protein MPHTTPTPVDFWFDPTCPWAWLTSRWVLEVAAHRHLDVRWRVMSLAVLNEGRAGLDERWHRDLALRMEPVRVCAAAEERYGHGVLGRLYTELGTRFHLAKAPKERATYAAALAAAGLDPGLADAAGSEAFDDAVRASHDEGIGRVGPDVGTPVIAVGDVAFFGPVVTPAPRGEDAVRLWDGVLAVAGTDGFFELKRTRTHDPLFF; encoded by the coding sequence GTGCCGCACACCACCCCGACCCCGGTGGACTTCTGGTTCGACCCGACCTGCCCCTGGGCCTGGCTGACCTCCCGCTGGGTCCTGGAGGTCGCGGCGCACCGGCACCTCGATGTGCGCTGGCGCGTCATGAGCCTGGCGGTCCTCAACGAGGGCCGGGCCGGCCTGGACGAGCGCTGGCACCGCGATCTGGCGCTGCGCATGGAACCCGTACGGGTGTGTGCCGCCGCCGAGGAGCGGTACGGGCACGGGGTCCTCGGCCGGCTCTACACCGAGCTCGGCACCCGTTTCCACCTGGCCAAGGCGCCCAAGGAGCGGGCCACTTACGCGGCGGCGCTGGCCGCCGCGGGCCTCGATCCCGGCCTGGCCGATGCGGCCGGGTCCGAGGCGTTCGACGACGCGGTGCGCGCCTCGCACGACGAGGGCATCGGCCGGGTCGGCCCGGATGTGGGCACTCCTGTCATCGCGGTGGGCGACGTGGCGTTCTTCGGTCCCGTGGTGACTCCCGCCCCGCGGGGCGAGGACGCGGTACGGCTCTGGGACGGCGTCCTCGCCGTGGCCGGGACCGACGGCTTCTTCGAGCTCAAGCGGACCCGCACCCACGATCCGCTCTTCTTCTGA
- a CDS encoding NmrA/HSCARG family protein, with translation MAVEETIMVLGGTGRQGGAVARELLRRGHAVRALVRDPAKDEARALARAGAVLVRGDLDDETSLVAAMDGVHGVFSVQTFRGPGGCEAEERQGRAVADAAVRAGVKHFVYSSVGGADRDTRVPHFESKLRIEQYLKSLGLPLTVLRPVMFHDILLDIAPRRVQDELVLGMWLDPETSVQLIATSDIGVFAADAFEDPESWLGRTVEIAGDDLTGPQMAAAFEAVSGVPTRFQQLPIEPLRAARQDLANMFDWFERDGYRADLPTLRGKRPGLVSLESWLAENWTAPTAGAHH, from the coding sequence GTGGCGGTTGAAGAGACGATCATGGTGCTGGGCGGTACCGGCCGGCAAGGCGGGGCGGTGGCCCGCGAACTGCTGCGCCGCGGCCACGCGGTGCGGGCACTCGTCCGCGACCCGGCCAAGGACGAGGCCAGGGCCCTCGCACGGGCGGGCGCCGTACTCGTGCGCGGCGACCTCGACGACGAGACCTCGCTGGTGGCGGCGATGGACGGCGTCCACGGCGTGTTCAGCGTCCAGACCTTCCGCGGCCCCGGCGGCTGCGAGGCGGAGGAGCGCCAGGGCAGAGCGGTGGCCGACGCGGCCGTACGGGCCGGGGTGAAGCATTTCGTCTACAGCTCGGTCGGCGGCGCGGACCGGGACACCCGGGTCCCGCACTTCGAGAGCAAGCTGCGGATCGAGCAGTACCTGAAGTCGCTCGGCCTGCCGCTGACAGTGCTGCGGCCGGTCATGTTCCACGACATCCTGCTGGACATCGCCCCGCGCCGGGTCCAGGACGAACTGGTCCTCGGTATGTGGCTGGACCCGGAGACCTCCGTGCAGCTCATCGCGACGAGCGACATCGGCGTCTTCGCCGCGGACGCCTTCGAGGACCCGGAGAGCTGGCTCGGCAGGACGGTGGAGATCGCCGGCGACGACCTGACCGGCCCGCAGATGGCCGCGGCCTTCGAAGCGGTCTCCGGAGTCCCCACCCGCTTCCAGCAGCTGCCCATCGAACCGCTGCGCGCGGCCCGCCAGGACCTCGCCAACATGTTCGACTGGTTCGAGCGGGACGGCTACCGGGCCGACCTGCCGACGCTGCGCGGCAAGCGGCCCGGCCTGGTCTCCCTGGAAAGCTGGCTGGCCGAGAACTGGACGGCTCCGACAGCCGGTGCGCACCACTGA
- a CDS encoding FAD-dependent monooxygenase codes for MPRDVIVVGAGPVGLMLAGELTLGGADVVVYERLAAPARESRGASLTKRTAECFDQRGLLGGLGPTEPADAHFGGVPIDLAPLAEDHHGRRGVPQFRTERMLEEWVTGLGAEIRRGQEVTAFEETDEAVRVLAAGPDGPAEESAAYLVGCDGGRSSVRKLAGIGFPGSEGRRGFLSADVTGIETRKRRIGENLPGGSMIMAMDLENGVTRIVVHEAGMAPHDRASLTYTDLADAWQRLTGESLHHGECRWLGCFTDASRSAAVYRRGRVLLAGDSAHIQPPAMAQGLSVGVQDAVNLGWKLAATVRGWAPEGLLDTYDAERRPVGEQLARNARAAIELRLTGEDMDPVREIMGELVRHEGPAGHLAGMVSNLGVRYELGKGEHPLLGLRMPPGRELTLTDGTVTPVAGLLRTGHGLLITTDPALARLAEGLEDRLDIVTGTWNQAYEPGLDAVLIRPDGYVAWTSPGTTDELTGTLARWFGTAQRS; via the coding sequence ATGCCCAGGGATGTCATCGTCGTCGGAGCGGGCCCGGTCGGCCTGATGCTGGCGGGCGAACTGACGCTCGGCGGCGCGGACGTCGTCGTCTACGAACGTCTGGCGGCCCCCGCGCGCGAGTCGCGCGGCGCCAGCCTCACCAAGCGCACCGCCGAATGCTTCGACCAGCGCGGGCTGCTGGGTGGCCTCGGCCCGACCGAGCCCGCCGACGCGCACTTCGGCGGGGTGCCGATCGACCTCGCCCCGCTGGCCGAGGACCACCACGGACGCCGGGGCGTGCCGCAGTTCCGCACCGAGCGGATGCTGGAGGAGTGGGTGACCGGGCTCGGTGCGGAGATCCGGCGCGGCCAGGAGGTGACCGCCTTCGAGGAGACCGACGAGGCCGTACGTGTCCTCGCGGCCGGCCCGGACGGCCCGGCCGAGGAGAGCGCCGCGTATCTCGTCGGCTGCGACGGCGGGCGCAGCTCGGTCCGCAAGCTGGCCGGGATCGGTTTCCCCGGCAGCGAGGGCCGGCGCGGCTTCCTCAGTGCCGACGTCACCGGCATCGAGACCCGCAAGCGGCGTATCGGCGAGAACCTGCCGGGCGGCAGCATGATCATGGCGATGGACCTGGAGAACGGTGTCACCCGCATCGTCGTCCACGAGGCCGGCATGGCGCCGCACGACCGTGCCTCCCTCACGTACACCGATCTGGCGGACGCCTGGCAGCGGCTCACCGGCGAGTCCCTGCACCACGGGGAGTGCCGGTGGCTCGGCTGCTTCACCGACGCCTCGCGGTCCGCCGCCGTCTACCGGCGCGGCCGGGTGCTCCTGGCGGGCGACTCGGCGCACATCCAGCCGCCGGCGATGGCGCAGGGTCTGAGTGTGGGCGTGCAGGACGCCGTGAACCTCGGCTGGAAGCTGGCCGCGACGGTCAGGGGCTGGGCTCCCGAGGGGCTGCTCGACACGTACGACGCGGAACGGCGTCCGGTGGGCGAGCAGTTGGCGCGCAATGCGCGGGCGGCGATCGAACTGCGGCTCACCGGCGAGGACATGGACCCGGTGCGCGAGATCATGGGTGAGCTGGTGCGCCACGAGGGCCCCGCCGGGCACCTGGCGGGGATGGTGAGCAACCTCGGTGTCCGCTACGAGCTCGGCAAGGGTGAGCACCCGCTGCTCGGCCTGCGGATGCCGCCGGGACGTGAACTCACCCTCACCGACGGCACCGTGACCCCCGTCGCCGGCCTCCTGCGCACCGGACACGGCCTCCTCATCACCACCGACCCCGCCCTCGCCCGCCTCGCCGAGGGACTCGAGGACCGCCTCGACATCGTCACCGGCACCTGGAACCAGGCCTACGAACCCGGCCTCGACGCCGTCCTGATCCGCCCCGACGGCTACGTCGCCTGGACCTCCCCCGGCACCACCGACGAGCTCACCGGCACCCTCGCCCGCTGGTTCGGCACCGCCCAGCGGTCGTAG
- a CDS encoding SDR family oxidoreductase, with translation MPVEKIALITGANKGIGFAVARQLGERGTVVLLGARDEVLGKQAADALAADGITAQAVVLDVTDPASVAEAAATIERRHGRLDILVNNAGVAGRFTGTTPGATAADLREVYETNVFGVVTVTGAMLPLLRRSPAGRIVNLSSHVGSLTLNADPDSPLAGLDMIAYQSSKTALNAVTVAYAKALRDTPIKVNAALPGVVATDINHHRGHRTPAQGAGIVVRLALLDETGPSGTCLADEGPVPW, from the coding sequence ATGCCGGTCGAGAAGATCGCCCTCATCACGGGCGCCAACAAAGGCATCGGCTTCGCCGTCGCACGGCAGCTCGGTGAGCGGGGGACCGTCGTGCTCCTCGGCGCCCGCGACGAGGTCCTCGGCAAGCAGGCCGCCGACGCCCTCGCCGCCGACGGCATCACCGCGCAGGCAGTGGTCCTCGACGTGACCGACCCGGCCTCCGTGGCCGAAGCCGCCGCCACGATCGAGCGCCGCCACGGACGCCTGGACATCCTGGTGAACAACGCCGGCGTCGCCGGCCGCTTCACCGGCACCACCCCCGGCGCGACCGCCGCCGACCTCCGCGAGGTCTACGAGACCAACGTCTTCGGCGTGGTCACCGTCACCGGGGCGATGCTCCCGCTGCTGCGCCGCTCCCCGGCCGGCCGGATCGTCAACCTGTCGAGCCACGTCGGCTCGCTGACGCTCAACGCGGACCCGGACTCCCCGCTGGCCGGCCTCGACATGATCGCCTACCAGTCCTCGAAGACCGCGCTCAACGCCGTCACCGTCGCCTACGCCAAGGCACTGCGCGACACCCCGATCAAGGTCAACGCCGCCCTCCCCGGAGTGGTGGCCACCGACATCAACCACCACCGCGGCCACCGGACGCCCGCCCAGGGCGCCGGGATCGTGGTCCGGCTCGCCCTCCTGGACGAGACCGGCCCGTCGGGCACCTGCCTGGCGGACGAAGGCCCCGTTCCGTGGTAG
- a CDS encoding FAD-dependent monooxygenase gives MEAIEVPVLIVGGGGCGLTASVLLSDQGVDHLLVERHSDTSRIPKAHYLNQRTMEIFRQHGIADDVLAEAAPLELFGKVRWMTTLAGDGPMDRRLIHEMDAFGGGELTPAYAAVGPVLPAKLPQMWLEPILKRHAEERNPGRVLFGHEVTTFSDEGDHVLAELRNVETGESTTVKAKYLIGADGGKFVGPKAGIRMEGPPGLVNTTTAYFSADLSAWWQEGTLITHFLSPKDPDLSSNLIEMGPTWGKKCEQWGLHFAPGPPGRWNAETVIPRIRELLRIPDLDITVHKVTDWIVDAVLADRYRVGRVLIAGDAAHKQPPAVGLGLNTGIQDAHNLAWKLAAILSGRAPESFIDTYEAERRPIGRQNVDWAVAAAQHHQTVIDAIGAGHNIPADRRGRRLEAYFDPSWIGDTTRARALEIFHTHRGGCQSLDMEVGFGYERGAIVPDGSEPPARVPMRNAHTPTSRPGHRLPHAWLARDGERLSTLDLTGTGRFTLITGAQGDAWTRAAARAAEKFSVPITTVRIGAGCAYEDVDGGWAAVRGTGEAGALLIRPDQHVAWRATDGAQDPEQALTEAFAAVLDR, from the coding sequence ATGGAAGCAATCGAGGTTCCGGTCCTGATCGTCGGCGGTGGCGGGTGCGGTCTCACCGCCTCCGTCCTCCTCTCCGACCAGGGCGTCGACCATCTGCTGGTGGAGCGCCATTCGGACACGTCGAGGATTCCCAAGGCCCACTATCTCAACCAGCGCACGATGGAGATCTTCCGTCAGCACGGGATAGCGGACGACGTCCTCGCCGAGGCCGCGCCGCTGGAGCTGTTCGGCAAGGTCCGCTGGATGACCACGCTCGCGGGCGACGGCCCGATGGACCGGCGCCTCATCCACGAGATGGACGCCTTCGGCGGCGGAGAACTGACACCGGCGTACGCGGCGGTCGGCCCGGTCCTGCCGGCCAAGCTGCCGCAGATGTGGCTCGAACCGATCCTCAAGCGCCACGCGGAGGAGCGCAATCCGGGCCGCGTCCTCTTCGGCCACGAGGTCACCACCTTCTCCGACGAGGGCGACCACGTCCTCGCCGAGCTGCGCAACGTCGAGACCGGCGAGAGCACCACGGTCAAGGCCAAGTACCTCATCGGCGCCGACGGCGGGAAGTTCGTCGGCCCGAAGGCCGGCATCCGCATGGAGGGCCCGCCCGGACTGGTCAACACCACCACCGCGTACTTCTCCGCCGACCTGTCCGCATGGTGGCAGGAAGGCACACTCATCACCCACTTCCTCAGCCCGAAGGACCCGGACCTCTCCAGCAACCTCATCGAGATGGGGCCGACCTGGGGCAAGAAGTGCGAGCAGTGGGGCCTCCACTTCGCCCCGGGCCCGCCCGGGCGCTGGAACGCCGAGACCGTCATCCCGCGCATCCGCGAGCTGCTCCGCATCCCGGACCTGGACATCACCGTGCACAAGGTCACCGACTGGATCGTGGACGCGGTCCTCGCCGACCGCTACCGCGTGGGCCGGGTCCTCATCGCCGGCGACGCCGCCCACAAGCAGCCGCCGGCCGTCGGCCTCGGCCTCAACACCGGCATCCAGGACGCGCACAACCTCGCCTGGAAGCTGGCGGCCATCCTCAGCGGCCGGGCGCCGGAGAGCTTCATCGACACCTACGAGGCCGAGCGCCGGCCGATCGGCCGCCAGAACGTCGACTGGGCCGTCGCCGCCGCCCAGCACCACCAGACGGTCATCGACGCCATCGGCGCCGGCCACAACATCCCCGCGGACCGCCGCGGCCGGCGTCTGGAGGCGTACTTCGACCCGTCCTGGATCGGCGACACCACCCGGGCACGCGCCCTGGAAATTTTTCACACCCACCGCGGCGGCTGCCAGTCACTCGACATGGAGGTCGGCTTCGGCTACGAGAGGGGCGCGATCGTCCCCGACGGCAGCGAGCCGCCGGCCCGCGTCCCGATGCGCAACGCGCACACGCCCACCTCCCGCCCGGGCCACCGCCTGCCGCACGCCTGGCTCGCCAGGGACGGCGAGCGCCTCTCCACCCTCGACCTCACCGGCACCGGCCGCTTCACGCTGATCACCGGCGCCCAGGGCGACGCATGGACCCGGGCGGCGGCGCGGGCGGCCGAGAAGTTCTCGGTCCCCATCACCACGGTCCGGATCGGCGCGGGCTGCGCGTACGAGGACGTGGACGGCGGCTGGGCGGCCGTGCGCGGGACCGGCGAGGCCGGCGCACTCCTGATCCGCCCCGACCAGCACGTGGCGTGGCGCGCCACGGACGGCGCCCAGGACCCGGAGCAGGCCCTGACGGAGGCGTTCGCCGCCGTCCTGGACCGCTGA
- a CDS encoding pyridoxamine 5'-phosphate oxidase family protein codes for MTDAAAPRTLDERLKDTRTRLENDVDLWLSTTGADGGGVHLIPLSFLWDGSAILVSTPRASVTGRNLFADGRVRIGIGPTRDVVIVNGVAEPVDTEELGHRTGDAFAAKTGFDPREQDEPYQYFRIRPQRVQAWREANELAGRGLMRDGAWLG; via the coding sequence ATGACGGACGCGGCGGCACCCCGGACCCTGGACGAGCGGCTCAAGGACACCCGTACACGCCTGGAGAACGACGTCGACCTGTGGCTGTCGACGACGGGCGCCGACGGCGGCGGGGTCCACCTCATCCCGCTCTCGTTCCTGTGGGACGGCTCCGCGATCCTCGTCTCGACCCCGCGCGCCTCGGTCACCGGGCGCAACCTGTTCGCCGACGGCCGGGTGCGGATCGGCATCGGCCCGACCCGCGACGTGGTCATCGTCAACGGCGTCGCGGAGCCGGTCGACACCGAGGAGCTCGGCCACAGGACGGGCGACGCCTTCGCGGCGAAGACCGGCTTCGACCCGCGCGAACAGGACGAGCCGTACCAGTACTTCCGCATCCGCCCGCAGCGCGTGCAGGCCTGGCGCGAGGCGAACGAACTGGCCGGCCGCGGCCTGATGCGCGACGGCGCCTGGCTCGGCTGA
- a CDS encoding acyl carrier protein, giving the protein MALQQITIGDLQTIMLQCAGEAEDALSLEEAPDRAFEELGYDSLALLETYSRLERDFGIELCEDELDAINTARQLVDFVNSLLQLKVLSAA; this is encoded by the coding sequence ATGGCCTTGCAGCAGATCACGATCGGTGACCTCCAGACCATCATGCTCCAGTGCGCCGGCGAGGCCGAGGACGCGCTCTCGCTCGAGGAGGCGCCGGACCGCGCCTTCGAGGAGCTGGGCTACGACTCGCTCGCACTCCTGGAGACGTACAGCCGGCTGGAGCGGGACTTCGGCATCGAACTGTGCGAGGACGAACTCGACGCCATCAACACCGCACGGCAACTGGTCGACTTCGTCAACTCGCTGCTCCAGCTGAAGGTGCTGTCGGCAGCCTGA
- the hemG gene encoding protoporphyrinogen oxidase, with translation MAGSERDQVTGTPHVVVVGGGIAGLSAAFHLRNEPVRVTVLEGSDRFGGKLKVSEVAGVAVDEGAESLYANRRRTTGLIKDAGLGERILPAGVTASAIWSRGVIRNQPDRQFMGVPCDMEDLARSGVLSEEGVERARQDLFLPSFDRDADVSVADYVGGRFGKEVVDRLVEPFLAGVFSGRAEDLSFEATLTPLAKASLRQASLAEAAGALVPVLAPGEKPPPVSVATLEGGFGSLPEAVVRETLAAAPGTVFRTGAPVRELARSADGWRITVGPAGSPELIEADAVVIATPAGPAGGLLGGVPGAGAAVAALDEVRYAGVVVVTLAYPKSAFPGGGLSGRGYSAYRVPAVEGKLVKEVTFTTVKWPHLAGEVEIVRCFLGRFGEDRVLERDDASLVAVAAAELAGATGVRGVPVESRVSRWQDALPQYTVGHLDRVDRIRASVATQPGLAVCGALYDGVGVGVCMATARKAVGEVLSWLAKKGDAARPVAAAV, from the coding sequence ATGGCTGGCAGCGAACGGGATCAGGTGACCGGCACGCCGCACGTGGTCGTCGTCGGAGGTGGGATCGCGGGCCTCTCGGCGGCGTTCCATCTGCGCAACGAGCCGGTGCGGGTCACGGTCCTGGAGGGGTCGGACCGGTTCGGCGGCAAGCTGAAGGTCTCCGAGGTGGCGGGCGTCGCCGTCGACGAGGGTGCGGAGTCGCTGTACGCCAACCGGCGCAGGACCACCGGTCTGATCAAGGATGCCGGGCTCGGCGAGCGGATCCTGCCGGCCGGGGTGACCGCCTCGGCGATCTGGTCCAGGGGTGTGATCCGGAACCAGCCGGACCGTCAGTTCATGGGTGTGCCCTGTGACATGGAGGATCTGGCCCGGTCCGGTGTCCTGTCCGAGGAGGGTGTCGAGCGCGCCCGGCAGGACCTGTTCCTGCCCTCCTTCGACCGGGACGCGGACGTGTCGGTCGCCGACTACGTCGGGGGCCGCTTCGGCAAGGAGGTCGTGGACCGCCTCGTCGAGCCTTTTCTCGCGGGGGTGTTCTCCGGCCGCGCCGAGGACCTGTCCTTCGAGGCGACGCTGACGCCGCTGGCGAAGGCCTCCCTGCGCCAGGCCTCCCTCGCGGAGGCGGCGGGCGCCCTGGTGCCGGTCCTCGCCCCGGGCGAGAAGCCGCCGCCGGTGAGTGTGGCGACCCTTGAGGGCGGCTTCGGCTCGCTGCCCGAGGCCGTCGTGCGGGAGACGCTCGCCGCGGCCCCCGGCACCGTTTTCCGTACCGGTGCCCCGGTCCGCGAGCTGGCGCGCTCCGCCGACGGCTGGCGGATCACGGTCGGCCCGGCCGGGTCGCCGGAGCTGATCGAGGCCGATGCGGTCGTCATCGCCACCCCGGCGGGACCGGCGGGCGGCCTGCTCGGCGGCGTTCCGGGGGCCGGCGCGGCCGTCGCCGCCCTGGACGAGGTGCGGTACGCGGGCGTGGTGGTGGTCACCCTCGCGTACCCGAAGTCGGCGTTCCCCGGTGGCGGGCTCTCGGGCCGCGGCTACTCGGCGTACCGGGTGCCGGCGGTGGAGGGGAAGCTGGTCAAGGAGGTCACCTTCACCACGGTGAAGTGGCCGCATCTGGCCGGTGAGGTGGAGATCGTCCGCTGCTTTTTGGGCCGTTTCGGCGAGGACCGGGTGCTGGAGCGGGACGACGCCTCGCTCGTCGCGGTGGCGGCGGCGGAGCTCGCCGGGGCGACCGGGGTGAGAGGTGTGCCCGTCGAGTCCCGGGTGAGCCGTTGGCAGGACGCCCTGCCGCAGTACACCGTGGGCCACCTGGACCGGGTGGACCGTATCCGGGCGTCCGTGGCGACCCAGCCGGGTCTCGCGGTGTGCGGTGCGCTGTACGACGGCGTGGGTGTGGGTGTCTGCATGGCCACCGCGCGCAAGGCTGTCGGCGAGGTGCTGTCCTGGCTGGCGAAGAAGGGCGACGCGGCGCGGCCGGTCGCGGCAGCGGTCTGA